TCTCTTGCCTCGTTATCAAGAGATTTGACGAGTTCTGAAACCGATTTAAACTCATTAATGTCTTTGTTTTTGAAAGAATCTAGTGCAATCTTGTGTGCGTTGATGACTTTTTCGGCAGCATCGGATACGAGTTTGTTAATGTGTTCCAGCCTCTCTTGATAATTTTTAAGCATTCTGATCCTTATGATTTGTTTTTTATCAATTGTACATCATTTTGATTACATTTTGATAACAGCCTTGTAACCATTTTGTAACCTTGTTACCTTATCATTTCGGTGTGGAAAACAAACAAAGGAGCATCAATGCTGAAAAAAGTAAGCTTGATAGCAGCTGCTGTAATGAATCTGGTTAGTGCGGCAAATGCAGACAAGATCAGCGGAGCAGGAGCGACATTTCCAGCCCCAGTCTATTATGAATGGGCATACGATTACCAAAAGGCCACTGGTGTCGAAGTGAACTATCAATCTATCGGAAGTGGTGGCGGAATCAAACAGATCAGCGCAAGAACGGTAGATTTTGGTGCAAGTGACAAACCGCTGAAACCAAAACAACTTGATAGAAAGAGACTTTACCAATTTCCTGCAGTTATCGGAAGCATCGTCCTTGCATACAATATCCCGGGCATAGGTGATATGCAGCTCAAACTTGAAAACAGAGATGTTGCTGATATATTTCTAGGAAAAATACAATTTTGGGACGATAAAGCGATCGCTGAAGACAATCCGGGAGTAAAACTTCCTCATAAGAAAATTGTAGTGGTTCATAGAAGTGATGGCAGCGGAACAACGTTCAACTTTACATACTATTTGAGTGGAGTGAGTGAAGAGTGGGCAAACAATGTCGGAACAGGAAAAGCTGTAGATTGGCCGGTTGGACTTGGCGGAAAAGGAAATGAAGGGGTAAGTAATCTTATCAAACAAACGCCATACAGCATCGGATATGTTGAATATGCATATAAACTAAAAAACAATTTTGCTGCTGCAGTTATTCAGACAAAAAGCGGAAAATGGGTACAACCTACTGAAGAAAATTTCAAAGCGGCAGCTGCGCATGCGAAATGGGGTCCAAAGAACCATTTCTATCAGGTGTTGGCGCTTCAACCAGGAGATAACAGTTATCCGATTGTAGCTGGAACATTTATTTTACTTCCAAGAGAGAAAACCGAAACGAATAAAAAAGTGACAGCATTTTTTGACTGGGCATTCAAACATGGTGATGCAGCGGCGAAGAAACTTGGATACATCCCGCTCCCGGCATCTACTAAAGAGAAGATTCGAGA
The Nitratiruptor sp. SB155-2 genome window above contains:
- the pstS gene encoding phosphate ABC transporter substrate-binding protein PstS → MLKKVSLIAAAVMNLVSAANADKISGAGATFPAPVYYEWAYDYQKATGVEVNYQSIGSGGGIKQISARTVDFGASDKPLKPKQLDRKRLYQFPAVIGSIVLAYNIPGIGDMQLKLENRDVADIFLGKIQFWDDKAIAEDNPGVKLPHKKIVVVHRSDGSGTTFNFTYYLSGVSEEWANNVGTGKAVDWPVGLGGKGNEGVSNLIKQTPYSIGYVEYAYKLKNNFAAAVIQTKSGKWVQPTEENFKAAAAHAKWGPKNHFYQVLALQPGDNSYPIVAGTFILLPREKTETNKKVTAFFDWAFKHGDAAAKKLGYIPLPASTKEKIREYWKIHGIAPESK